The region AATTGAACCCGATAGAGTATCCGTTAAACTCGAGCCATTATTTACATCGTATAGTACATTAAGTGTTCCTGTGCCAGTTGTTCCTGATACTGAATCTACCGAAAACTTTAAGGCTTGGCTTGCACCTGCAGGGATAAGAACCTTGGCATATGAAATTACCTTAGTTTTACTATCCTTAGTTACACTTAAACCTATATAAGAAGAGTACTCTGTTTCTCCATTATTTTTAAGAGTCATACTAAAAGATGCCCGTTTCCCTGCATAGATTGCATCTGGCAGAGTTAGGCTACCATCGAGGGTTAGCACTGGGTTCGAAAAACTTGAAAAAATAACTTCTGATTCAGTCACTTCAACTGTTAAGTATCCAGTAATGCCATTAAAGTATTTACAGATAGTCCAATCAGAACTGCCATCTAGCTTAGATACAAGTCTAATATGATACTTACCTGCAGCAACATTGGAAAAGGCTGTTGTTAGGCTATGGGTATACCAACCATGTAACGATTGAATCATTAAATCGTTCTCCTGCACGAGCACACTATTAAACACATCGTTTTCACTATAAAGAGCAAGACCTAAACTTCCAGAAAATGCATTAGAACCATAATTAAATAGATTAGTAAAAGATACCGACACATTGCTTGTTTTACTAACTCTAGATACAGTTGTACTTACATTATCGAAACCAAAGTAAGGCTTTGCTGCAACATCACCAGATTGTGCTGGTTTTATACCCGTAATGATACTTTGATTGGTTATAAAACCACCTCCTCCTCCACCGCCAATTCCCTGTTCAGAGGGGTTCATCTCGAGTAAACTAAAATATCCATTGGATGTTCCACCCCAGCCCCAATTGATATGGAAAAGTCCATTCGCATCGTAACCATCGCAAACAAATGCATGACCACCATCGGGGCTTGTTCCCGCATAGTAAACCGGACGAGCGGCATCCAATTCCGATTTTATCATTTCTGTCCAATCGGTATAGCTAAACATATCACGGTAATATATCTCGGTACTTGTGCTATAACCGAAATGCTCGATAAGTGCTTTAGGAACATCCGAGGAATACGCTCCACTCGATAAATTATAGTTCATTTCTACAGATACTCCTGCATAGTACATCAGCTGTGCAACAGCTGCATTCTCGGCAGTAGTACTTGTGCTAGAATATATTCCGGGCATATTATCCCAGTCGAAAGCCTTGGCACCAAGATTCTGTGTTATTGATATTCCTAAAGTTCGTGTTGTATAGGATACTGTTCCGGTTGCTCTTTCGGGCCAACGGTGGTAGCGCATTATTTGCGACATCGCTGTTGCTACGCAACCAGTTGCAGTTGCTTCACCAGAATTTGTAAGTGGTGTTAAATTATTAAAAGGCTCATCCTGATTCCATGCCATATCTCTTAGTAAAGGAGATACAGTACTTTTGCTTTTGCTTGCTACTACTATTTGCCCCTTTTCCAATAAAGTTGGAATATTGTTTTCATAGTAGGAAAGCCAACTTTTTAAATTCTCGGGCATATTCTCGTATTGGAATTCGCCCTCGGTTGAATAGCCTAGAATTGGGGTTATCCTATCATCGGCAGCAGCAATAACAAATGCTTTATTTTCTTTCGATGAAAAAATGTAAAAATTGACATCCTCGCTACTCTTCGAGTTATTATGCCCGGTGTAGCAAAGATTTAAATCCATGTGGGCTTTGCTCCCTTTTTGTTTTACCAGAAAATCCTCCGCATTTTTTTGAGCTTGCTTTGAATCGATAGGTGCTCCGAATGCGAATATAACCGTAAAACACAGAGTAAATGATAGTAGAATTCTTTTCATTGTTTATTGATTTTTAAATAGTAAATATTCAGCCAAATATATACAATAACAAGCATTAAAAACTCTAACTCTACAATAAAATTTACACCAAAATTAACACTGTTAATCAATGCTTTCTAAAACGGGTAACTATACTCGTTGTTCTTTATTGTTTAATCGTAATATTAAACATTGGATCTAAAACCAAAATAGAGTCAACGGTTTCACTATTTACATTTAGCCCCTTAATCTTGGACGATTTTCCCGTCTGTATCAAAGTTTGAATCTGCTTATCGGTAAGGGTTTTACCGTACTGCTCAAACATCACTCTAAATGTACATCCATTTTTATACTCGCTACACCCAAAGGCTGTTTTGCCTTTTAGCATTGTGCCTTTCTTACATTTTGGGCAGGTTATTACTGCGGGTTCATCGTCCTTTGCAGGGCTTTTCTTTGATGTAGGTTTCTTTGATTCGGCAGATTTATTTTTCTTCTCCTTTTCGGGTTTCTCCTCCTCCGGCTCCACCTGCACAATCTCAATTTTTCGGCTATTCTCGCGTTTTACCTCCACAACCAGTTGGTTCACCATCTCCTTCATCTCGTCGAGGAAAGCCTTGGCGTCGTACTCGCCCTTCTCTATCTGGCGCAGCTTCTTCTCCCATATCCCCGTTAACTCGGCCGATTTTAGCAATTCGTTCTGAATGGTATGTATCAGCTCTATGCCGGTTTGGGTGGGTACAAGGTTCTTCTTCTCGCGAACTATAAACCTACGCTTAAATAGCGTTTCTATAATGTTGGCCCGCGTGGATGGTCGGCCAATTCCGTTCTCCTTCATCAACTCGCGCAGCTCATCGTCCTCCACCTGCTTGCCCGCTGTTTCCATGGCCCTAAGCAAAGTGGCCTCGGTGTGCATCTTGGGTGGCTGGGTTTGCTTCTCCTGCAAATCGGGGGTATGCTCACCCCTTTCGCCTTTCTCGAAATGGGGCATAATTTGCTCCTCGCCGGAATCGGTTTCGGAGTCCTTTTCCGATTCCTTTTTGGGGTATAGCACCCGCCAGCCATCCTCCAGTATCACCTTGCCGGTTGCCTTAAACTCGTAGGCCAATACCATTCCAATAACGGTGGTGTTGGACACAATACAATCGGGGTAGAATGCGGCAATAAACCTGCGGGCAATTAAATCGTAAACCCGTTTCTCCTCCATGATTAACCCCGAAGGCTTTACGCCAGTTGGAATAATGGCGTGGTGATCGGTAATTTTAGCATCGTCGAACACCTTTTTACTTTTCTTAATGGGTTTACCCAGCAGCGGTGCCGTAAAGCTGGAGTATGGCTCCATATTCTTCAGAATGCCCTCAACCTTGGGGTACATATCGGTGGGCAGAAATGTGGTATCCACGCGCGGATAGGTAACCATCTTCTTCTCGTACAGGCTTTGAATGTATTTAAGCGTATCGTCGGCGGTGTAGCTGTACTTTTTATTGCATTCCACCTGTAGTGATGTTAAATCGAACAGCTTTGGGGGCGCCTCGGTTCCCTTTTTCTGCTCAAACGATACAATCTCGAAAAGATTGGTTTTAATCTCCTCTATAATCTTAGCAGCCTCCTCCACCGAGTCGAATCGGCCAATGGTGGAACTGAAAATAACATCGCGGTAGTTGGTCTTTATTTCCCAGAAAGGTTTTGACACAAAATTCTTGATCTCCTCAAATCTACGAACAATCAAGGCTAAAGTAGGGGTTTGAACGCGTCCTATGGATAGCACACCCTTGCCGTTGGCATACTTCAGGGTGTATAGCCGGCTGGCATTCATCCCCAGCAACCAATCGCCAATGGCACGAGCATTTCCAGCAGCGTATAGCCGATCGAAATCCTTCCCCTCCTTCAGGTTGTTGAATCCCTCGAGTATGGCCTCGTCGGTCATCGATGAGATCCATAGCCGTTTCAACGGCTTAGCACATTCAGCCTTGGTGAGCACCCAACGCTGAATAAGTTCCCCCTCAATTCCCGCATCACCGCAGTTTATCACCTCGTCGCATTCGGTAACCAGTTTCTTTATAACCCCAAACTGCTTTTGCACCCCATCGTTATCGATAAGCTTTATGCCGAACCGGGGTGGAATCATTGGTAACGCCTGCATTCGCCAAGCTTTCCAGTCGGGGGTGTAATCGTCGGGGTTTTTGAGCGTACACAGATGGCCAAAGGTCCAGGTAACCTGGTAGCCATTCCCCTCAAAGTAGCCATCCTTGCGGTTGACTGCTTTCAGTATCCGGGCTATCTCCTTACCCACGCTGGGCTTTTCGGCTATACAAACTATCACTGGGTAACTATATTTTAACCTCAAAGTTAGAAAAAACATACGAGAAATGGTTAGTCCCGGGTTTGATGTGTAGTTTTTAGGATCTCTTGAATTTAATATTCGGGAATGTAACGGGTATAAGGATTGGTCAAAATATTTTAAGCCCTTCGGATTTTTACCTCCATTTCCAAACTTTATCCCTATCTTCTGGATTCTTAATTATGATCCCTATATTTGTAATAAAACAAGTTTTAAAACCGTTCATGTATAATCCGTAAACCAAAAAACTATGAAAAAAATTGTATTTATACTTTCTGTTTTCACGCTCCTAAATGCACAGGCACAAAAGCCACAACCCGTAGTTATTGAAAAAAGCTATGTACAGTTCGAGAAAGGTTTATATGTTTCAATCTATGAAATTACAAATCAGGAGTACAATGCATTTTTAAAAGATATTTTCCCAGCAACCGAGAAGCGTGAATTCCAAAAACTAAAACCCGATTCAACCCTCTGGGTTAAGAGCTTTGAGTACTCATACAACGCCCCATTTGTAAACGACTACCATAGCCATCCCGCTTTTGCAAAACATCCAGTGGTTAACATAGCCAAGGAATCGATGGAGAAGTACTGCGAATGGTTAACCCAGAAATACAACTCCCAGGAAAAACGGAAATTCGCCAAAGTTAAATTCAGGCTACCATCCGAGAGTGAATGGCTTAAATTTGCAAAACCCTTACCCGGAATCCCATTACCCTGGGCAGGAAATCTACCGTATAGCATCGATAAAAAAGGGAAAATTACACCCCTAGCCAATCTTAAAATATTCGACTACACCACCAATAAGTACAACTACATATTCGACAATGCCCTTTACCCTACCAATGTTGGATACTACAAACCTAACAGTATAGGTTTATTCGATATTATTGGTAATGTTGCCGAATGCACTAGCGAAGGAAAGGTAAAAGGCGGTAGCTGGGGAAATACCATAGAGGAATCCCTTATCAACCTAAACCAAGACGTACCCATTCAAAGCCCGGTTGTTGGGTTTAGAATTGTTATGGAGGTAATTTCCGATTAGCGGCTTCGACATTACACTTACTTTATACTCGGTTTTGCCAGTAACCATTTAAACTTGGCTAAACGTAGTCCCCCGGCTACGTTTTTTTTACATTTGCCGGCGCACATTTATTAGCGCATGATACCTACAACCCTTCCCCCATTGCGATGCAAGCAAACCAATTCATTCAACAAACGGCCATTCCTGGCATCGCCCATTAATGCTCCGCATTGCCCCCCGGGTTGAAACCCGGGGCTATTTGCTCTTAACCCCGTTGGGGCTAAACCCTCAATGTTAAAAACCGTTCATCAGCTAAAATAAATGGCATAAAAGGGATGCCCATAAACGCCACTCTACGCCTTTCCTTTAACCCCGGGGCCATTCACCGTTAATCCTTTGGGGATTATTCTACTATCCGCATTACTCCTTCCTGAATGTTTTTTTTGGAAAAGCCCTTTACCAGTACTCAATCTTCTAAACTCTACCTTCTAATTTCCGTACTCCAGCTATCGACTACCAAAATATTTACTACATTCGTTCGCTTTAATTACCACTCAAATCCGATGAAAATTAAAAAAATCAAAATCCCAAGTTTTATTAAAACCGGATGGTTTTCAACCCTAATATCCACCATGATAGGGGTATTCGCTGGCTTTTACCTTAACAACTACAACTCCGAACGCAAGCTTACGCAGGCAAAAAGCAGCGCATTCCAAGCTATTGCCAACGAGATTGACGAGAATAAAAAGCTACTCGCCTCCTACGACTCTATTCTTCAGCTGCGCTATAAACCAACCAGCTACCTGGTTTCGAAAATCAACTCAAACTTCGAAATAGTTATCCCCAGGGATTCCCTGGATAATTTCAAAAATATCACCCGGAATATTTTCACCTACCACAACCATATAGCCCTCCCCGATGGCAACGTAAGGGTTAAAGGGGAATTTAACCTAGAGCTAAAATCGATACTTATTGTTACGGATCTATCGCATATAATCTGGGATGCCTACAAGCAAACGGAGTATCTATCCATAACAAAGTTCGATTGCATTGTTGGGGTAGAACGGGCATACCTGCTCATCGGGAAGTTTAATGCCGACAACGAGGTATGGCGGAAGCAATTCGTAAATGGATCGTTCCTGGCCAGTAGGGATGCCCTAATGGAATTTATGCAGCTGTGGAACCACCTAAACGAGGAATCGCAAATTCTGCTACAGTACCTAGGCATTACCGAGGAGATAA is a window of Tenuifilaceae bacterium CYCD DNA encoding:
- a CDS encoding DNA topoisomerase III yields the protein MFFLTLRLKYSYPVIVCIAEKPSVGKEIARILKAVNRKDGYFEGNGYQVTWTFGHLCTLKNPDDYTPDWKAWRMQALPMIPPRFGIKLIDNDGVQKQFGVIKKLVTECDEVINCGDAGIEGELIQRWVLTKAECAKPLKRLWISSMTDEAILEGFNNLKEGKDFDRLYAAGNARAIGDWLLGMNASRLYTLKYANGKGVLSIGRVQTPTLALIVRRFEEIKNFVSKPFWEIKTNYRDVIFSSTIGRFDSVEEAAKIIEEIKTNLFEIVSFEQKKGTEAPPKLFDLTSLQVECNKKYSYTADDTLKYIQSLYEKKMVTYPRVDTTFLPTDMYPKVEGILKNMEPYSSFTAPLLGKPIKKSKKVFDDAKITDHHAIIPTGVKPSGLIMEEKRVYDLIARRFIAAFYPDCIVSNTTVIGMVLAYEFKATGKVILEDGWRVLYPKKESEKDSETDSGEEQIMPHFEKGERGEHTPDLQEKQTQPPKMHTEATLLRAMETAGKQVEDDELRELMKENGIGRPSTRANIIETLFKRRFIVREKKNLVPTQTGIELIHTIQNELLKSAELTGIWEKKLRQIEKGEYDAKAFLDEMKEMVNQLVVEVKRENSRKIEIVQVEPEEEKPEKEKKNKSAESKKPTSKKSPAKDDEPAVITCPKCKKGTMLKGKTAFGCSEYKNGCTFRVMFEQYGKTLTDKQIQTLIQTGKSSKIKGLNVNSETVDSILVLDPMFNITIKQ